The DNA region agttggctcactttttaaatatagaGGGAAGTGTATCTACTCTCTTGTGTTTTGGTGTCATATATACGTGTAAATGTGCACTCTGTAActagtgctacactggaagcacgtctaggcagcttcagtgtaggattttggaACACatgggagatcggtacgaaccactaaaccttttagtaaaaaaaacaatttcagccgtttatgaccattcattcaagtctggtcatgccatttccagagaaaatttcaaaatcagtGACAGACATAGTAGTGCCacccaactgagaatcttggagtgttTATGCATTTTCAACATAAAACCCAGCTTGAATtggggcttacctgttcagttgccggtgacccattgacccgttttctggtctgtgggaTGCTGCTATGAGtaggtcttttttatagttttatgttttttGAATAGTAGGTTATATTAGTATTGATGTCTTTCATATGGTTTTTTTAttctttggtttgattttaaagctagttggacagttcttggaagtatatcttcttaATTATCTGCCTATgataatttatattcatttttttattaattttacataataacaattgcaGAAAGGCTGGATATGTCAGAAGTTATGCAGAAAGTTaccaaataatgatgatgatagcattaaacatttaaattttacttatatatacacaatatacatgcaagtatatacagcatgcatatatatatatatatacatatatatatatatatatatatatatatatatatatatatatatatatatatatatatatatatatatacatatatatatatatatatatatatatatatatatatatatatatatatatatatatatatatatatatatatatatatatatatatatatatatatacacacacacacacacatatatatatatttatatatatatatatatatatatatatatatatatatatatatatatatatatatatacacacacacttaagtatatatatatatatatatatatatatatatatatatatatatatatatatatatatatatatatatattatttatatctatgcatatatatatatatatatatatatgtgtgtgtgtgtgtgtatttatgtgtgtgtatatatacggtatattactTAGACAAGAAAGCAGGGGAGGCTGATAaaactatgaattcaaggagtggctatgatgAATGGACTGGTCAtggagttattaatgaaatctctaagggggcaaagaataagaagcatataaccatcaaaagtAGAGGTAGATCTGTtatgacaacagaagatgaagaaaggcagcgtTAGATGGAActctttagtaaggtcatgaatatgagatatgaagggaataatttgatcgacatacctgaagctgagaaagaccaaagaccttgatgtgcctatgaattaaTTCCGTGTGTTTGAAATCAGAACTATCCTTAGAATTcccatgcgatatatatatatatatatatatatatatatatatatatatatatatatatatactgtgtatatatatacatacatatatatatatatatatatatatatatatatagctatatttatatatgtatatatatgtatacatatataaatatagctatatatatatatatatacatatatgaatatatatatatatatatatatatatatatatatatatatatatatatatatatatataaatatatgaatatatatatatatatatatatatacatatatatatatatatatatatgtatatatgtgtgtgtgtatatgtatatatatatatatatatatatatatatatatatatatatatatatatatatatatatatatatatatataaatatatatatatatatatatatatatatatatatatatatatatatatatatatatatatgtgtgtgtatatatatatgtatatatatatatatatatatatatatatatatatatatatatatatatatatatatatatatatatatatataaatatatataaatatatatatatatatatatatatatatatatatatatatatatatatatatacatatataatcatatatgtatacatatatatatatatatatatatgtgtgtgtgtgtgtgtgtgtgtgtgtatgtgtgtttgtgtgtgtgtgattgtatgtgtgcgtgtgtgcttgtgtgtgtgtgtgaagcttaGATagctaaaaatatgaaaaataaaaatcaacgaatGAATATAGATTTAGAAATTAAAGAatcataatgatatatttttttttttttttttacgaaatagaTGCATGAAAATGCATTATTTCGTATGACAGAAAAATTTCCATTTTACATCGACTTCTCATTCTTTTATCGTTTTCTCCATTTTCTATTTAATATGTAATATCTTAAGAGCACATTATGGAAAAGAGAGAGGTCTTCCATTAGTCTAAAAGCTCAGTGGaagtttttattaaaaacaaaaaaccaCATTTCCTTCAAGAAACAGTTGAGAAGAAGCGTCTTTTCTTAAATGTCGTGTGTTGCTTggctttattttatgttttttttttaattacttcaaTGGAATTTAGAACGTCAATGGAGGAATTATCTGCAAGCATTAAAAATCTGCAGCCATGTTAGATTATCTTGACGGATATTTTTCAACATATATTTTTCATTCGTTTATTAGATGAAGTATATTTTGGAATTTACATCTCATTATTTATAAGTTAAATGCTAATATCAATGTTTTCAAACCAATAAATTGTATTTACCCAAATACAATATTTTCAAACTAGTTATTATGATTCACTAAAAACAATATTTTCAGACTAGTTAATTAGATTTTCAAAAATGTATTATTCTTCAAACAAGTTTATTAGTTTTGATTAAATTAAATAGTTTAAGACTAATTCATTGAATTTACCAAAAGTAATTATTTTCAGACTAGATCATTGCATTTACTAGACGGCAATATTTTCAGACTAGTTAATTAGGTTtactaaaattcaatatttttagaCTAGTTAATTGAATTACGTAAAATGCAATATCTCAGACTAGTTAACCGGATTTactaaaatacaatattttcagaTTAGTTAATTGGATTTACTAAAAATGCGATGTTTTCAGACTAGTTCATTGGATTGACGAAAATTCAATATTTCCGGACTAGTTAATGGatttgataaaatgaaatatttcaagactaGTCAATTGGATGTACTAAAATTGGATATTTTAAGACTACTTAATTGGAATTAATAAAATGCAATATTTTCAGGGTAGATCAGTGGATttaccaaaattaaatattttcagactAGCTCATTGGATTTACTAAAATGCAATATTTTCAGACTAGTTAATTTAATTTACCAAAATTCTATATTTTCAGACTGGCTCATTGGATTTACCTAAATGCAATATTTTTACACTAGTTAATTGGATTTACTAAAATTCAGACTACTATTCATTTCAAGGTCCGTAACACACTCCCGCTTTAATATAAATAATGAACCAGGCTTCTGATTATTGTGCAACCGGAACCATTAGTTTAAAAATCTGACCTAGAGTTTTCAATAAAAATGGATCCAAGCATCTATTCCACCTTATTTTCTTACTCGatatcgagaaatgtcatctcaGTCTCGTGGGCATGGTGAGAACGTAATTTAAGACCTGGCAACAAGGCGTAGAATGAGGTGTGTAAACCGTGACAGTGGGCCCCCTTTCTGTACGGTtatgaaaagatatataatttGTAATTAATTGTACTGCTGATTAGttattatgtttgaataaactcATTTTCAGCttcaattttgtttattattttgttaataggTAATTCTTACGAAAAAGGAGACAAAACCTAAAATTCTCCAATGGCAGCCAGAGAGGTGATCGTGCTAGAGAAAGTACACGTATGTTATGTACAGACATTGACAAGGGCTCCTGCTGACACCTCTCTTACTGCCtactgtttacattttttttttcatgtttagaaTGGTTCACTATTGTcaacaaggttgtcgtaatgcttttttGTTGTGACTGTTAACATACTACAAGAGAGAACAAGAGAACAATAAACTGAAGACTGCATTGAAtaggttggtctctctctctctctctctctctctctctctctctctctctctctctctctctctctctacatacacacacacatatacagaaatatatatatatatatatatatatatatatatatatatatatatatatatatatatatatatatatatatatatatatatatacatatatctatttatatatatatatatatatatatatatatatatatatatatgtatatatatatatatctatatatatatacatatatatatatatatatatatatatatatatatatatatatgtatatatatatatatatatatatatatatatatatatatatatatatatatatatatatatatatatatgtatgtatgtatatatatatgtatgtatatatatatatatatatatatatatatatatatatatatatatatatatatatttactaatatatgtatatttatattgtactTCAGTCTTGTAACCTCAGCCATTGAAATGTTAGCTGCTATACAGTTATCTATGTACAATATGGTTATTGTTAATgaaatcctcagccatattaaatattcataaagatCATATCATGTGTGtaccctcaacaatcattccataacgtCAACCCACTAATGCCTGCATACCTGTATTGGAAAATAAAAACACTTTATTATcaaaggtgtatgtatatatatatatatatatatatatatatatatatatatatatatatatatatatatatatatatatatatatatatatacatatatatatatatatatatatatatatatatatatatatatatatatatatacagtatatatatatatatatatatatatatatatatatatatatgtgtgtgtgtgtgtgtgtgtacatatacacacatatatatatacatatatatatatacatatatatatatatatatatatatatatatatatatatatatatatatgcatatatacatgtataaatatataaatatatgaacatatatacatatatatgtatatatatatacacacacacacacacacatatatatatatatatatatatatatatatatatatatatatatatatatatatatatatattatgacggaacgtcataattattaaaaaaaactgtaaaaattattagtgtaaatatgatattatCGGATGTttatgttcaacgccatctattatcagttatgttaactattctacattatccttggtttcttttccttaacttagtcatacagatatttgcattccctagccttctttgcacttgtaatttgtgtgtttctttagagaactatttagtgcagtgttgaaaacatctctttcttttgtttactataattgtttttgtgttttgtgatattacgtgtgaaagtaattatattggaatttaagtttatttatttaagtattaaattacggattgtctttagtgtttaattaagttcctgctggattggagaggtaattaaaagaggtaattaaaagtggagaaaacaacaagtgaagcagacaaaaagaataatatttttgttggtggtgatattttaaatttatgagggataacttgagtgataacagaccagtaacatccccaaacctagccaccaggtaaggttcactcaagcccgtcataagtgggggcctgtccgggattgatCTAGTCTTTTTGATTGTGACTATTAAAGTATAAAGAAACTCAAGAGCATTGTTTatgaaagtgatttgtatttttattgatgttttttttttttttttttttcttgccaatccaatccagcatttcatatcacacgtacgctgaatggttctctcactcaaaatcggtatctgtaaaataaaggatatactagtaatcaaatattaactggttgggttctgtgctatgcttagccttcttctcccgccttattttacgagccaaaatcaaggttctcttctgccataaactacttcttacatgcatattgtgctaatctagatatcatgtttgtgtgctatcgtgagaccttcgatcactaattgatctcggcctttatgttggccatccaatttcagttaatccattttcagactgtgtattctatttgcggtctctttaaaattgtcttgagaaattgttgtaaacttcattatttttgactgacatttagcttatttttggtgtcaaatgtgtgaatatttaaattaatggcataacctagtgtgaatacaaagcattgatataatctctctattaacattacttttggtaatccttcagaatgtcgtttaatttggagaagtttatgaacgatataaaaggagaaattttgacTTTACGTTATGCCAAGAAACAGGAATTATTGTCTGTAGCCCAGAGATGTGATCTTGAGGTCGATCCAAAATATGTGAAAGCTGTAATTATTGATAAAATCCTGCAATTCTTCATAGATGAGGGAATCTTTGAAGATGATGGTGAGGACATCGATGAGTTGCGCTCCCTTACTGGAGCATATGCCACCCCTGGAATAGATCCGAAAATAGAACAGTTGCGTCTTCAATTACAATTGCAAAAAGAACAACAGAAAATGGctgcactagaacttcaaaagcaacagcaactattggcattagagtatgaacacaagtgtaaattggctgaactagagatacaaaaagaacagaagtcggcaaatatacagattaagctgaaaactgatggagagatacccagtaagttcgacatactcaaagctaaaaagctgcttcctgattttgatgaaaaggacccagaggtattctttacaacgttcgaagacactgctaaaaccttgaagtggcctcaggagcaatgggtaatggttgtcagaaatcagttcaaaggtaaggcagcatatgtaatctctcagatggttgaagtaaaggagtatgatgtgattaaaaaggcagttttagatgcttatgccatcacagctgaaggttatcggcaacagttccggcacttttacaaaatgccttcacaaacttttgttgaattttgcagtGACAAAGTTAGGCAATTTACAAAATGGTTGCAAAAGACAGGTGTTTCAGATTTTGAATCCTTAAAAAATCTTATTCTAATGGAAGAGTTTATTAGGAAACTGCCAGGTAACATTGCTACTTTCATTCTGGAAAAGGGAGAAACCAACTTGTTGAAAGCAGCCAGTTTAGCTGATGATTACTACTTGATTCAtaaaacatttaaaccatttaataagTCTACTTTTTCTCAATCATCCACAGCATATTGTTCCTACTGTAAGCAGGAAGGGCATCACATAGAGAACTGTCCTAATCCTTCGTGCAAGAAGTCTGATGTTGGAAAGAATTCTCCGAACCCTAATAGGAAGGATAATAAGAAAACTTTTCATGTTGCTGCTCAAGAACTTGATGGGGACGTCTTCAAACCTTTTACTTGTAAAGGCACCGTCAATGGTATTCCAGTTACTTGCTTAAGAGATACAGGATCCTCCCAAAGTGTGGTAGCTCTGCCTTCACAGGACTTCACACTGAGACATGAGTATGTTACTGTTTCGGACCTCAGTACCACCAAATCCATGCCTTTGGCAGAGGTGAATTTACAGTGTCCTTACTATCAAGGTAATGTTTTAATTGCTGTTTCACGAGATCCTTTGCCTTGTTCATCTATCCAGCTTttaattggtaatgatcttgcaggggccattgttaatccagtagtatctgatcctgatattcttatagaaaatgaatcaaataaattaaataatgctgttattcaaatgacatcaattaaaccaattgttatagatagtggaaatagagtagagaagacattagaccttataaatatgaccaaatcaaatttcaaggacttgcaaaataaagatcctgttcttaaggatctttggaagaaagttgcagagccagatgatcatcccaaaactccttacttttatcttgataatgatttgctttttcgacattttaggtcctccaaagcaccagcaaccacaacatggtttgactgtcatcaactggttctaccactctctctagttccagctcttcttgaattagcccactctcatgtgaaccactttggggtcaacaagacttactctaccttagctgaagacttcttctggcctgggatgaagaaggacattcaacaatttattaaagcatgtcatcattgccagactactggcaaacccaatgagagacttccaccagctcctcttcagcccatatccgtaccaaagtttccctttgagaggattatcatagactgtgttggcccaatgcctaggactaagcaaggtaatgagtatttacttactgttctttgcccaacaacgagatatcccatagcagtgccaataaaaaatataaatgcaaaaactataattggtcaacttgtcaaaattttcacaacctatggatttccaaagacattgcaatgtgatagaggcacaaacttcactagtaagctttttcaacaagctatgagagaattcaatattcataacatatatgcttctgcttatcatccccaaagtaacggtgctctggaaagagttcaccaaactattaaaaaccttCTTCGGAAGTACATGCAGGAAACTTCGGAACAGTGGGATAGAGATATTGATCTTCTGATGTATATTATAAGAAGTGTACCACAAGAGTCCACTGGAGTGTCCCCTTTCGAATTAATGTTCGGAAGAAAGCCCCGAACCACTCTCAGTATGGTGAAGGAAAATCTAATTCATAACAAGGAAGAAGAGATTACCAACATTTTGTCATATCTACAGGAGCTAAAGGATAAAATCATATCACTTCATGTATTTGCTAATACCAATCTTTTGCATTCCCAGGAGAAGATGTCCTGCTTGTATGATAAAAAGGCAAAGCTGCGTGTATTTCAGCCAGGAGATGAGGTGCTTGTATATCatcccatacccggttcccccttacgTGAAAAATTTATGAGACCTTACAAAGTGCTTCAAAGAACTTCTTAGGTAAACTATGTTCTCTCTACTCCTGATCGTAGACGATCAAAGCAACTAGTGCATGTGAATTTGTTGAAGGCATATCAAGCACCTATTCAAATGGTAAGTCATCTCTCAATTTCTCCTGAGGAGAAAATACTACCACTGGAGGAATCTTCCTCAGAGTTGCTCGTGGTTCTCCCTGACGATGATCAACTAATCAACTGGAAAGACAACACCAACAGTCAAATTCTAAAATCCTTGCCCAGTTATTTTACAGGAATACCATCTTCTCAGAGAAAATTACTATCACAATTGCTCTCCAGGTTTCATGAAGTATGTTCTGACAGTTTGCAGAGAAGTCAAACCATTCAACATGATATCGTCATCGAGTCAGGTGTTACTCCCATACGCCAGACGTACTACCGTATGGTAGGCAAGAAGTTGGACTCGTTGAAACAAGAGGTACAGTATTTACTAGATAATGACCttgcagaaccaagcacttcaccatgggcttcaccctgtctcctagtacctaaacctaataatcaactaagactctgtactgattatcgtaagttaaataaggtaactgtaaaagattcattcccattacctagaatcaatgatatccttgatagcattggtaataagaaaattcttacacggatagacttaatgaaaggctattaccaagtacctctaactcaatcagctaaagaaatctcatcatttataactccatttgggttattctcttataaggtcatgccatttggtttaactaatgctcctgccacctttcaaaggatgatgtcagaggtaataagaaatatgaaagacacttaCGTATATCTGGATGACGTGGTGGTAGCTAGTGACGACTGGGACGAACACCTGCAGACCCTCGAAGAACTCTTCCATCGCTTCAGATCTTCAAGGTTAACGGTTAATTTGGCCAAGAGTGCTTTTGGGAGAGCTAAGGTAACTTATCTGGGGCATACAATCGGAGGTGGAAGCATAATGCCCAAAGACGTCAACATTGCAAGTATACTTGATTATCCAATTCCAACAAACAAGAAAGAGTTAAAATCATTTCTAGGAATGACTTCATACTATTCTCGCTTTATTAAGAATTACTCTGAAATCACTGCgtctttatataatttaacatctccaaagatctctttttattgggaagaaaagcatcaacagctctttaataatttaaaaagagtatttatATCTAAACCCATTCTTAAAGCCCCAAATTTCAATCAAGATTTTTTACTCCAGGTAGATGCAAGCAATTCGGGATACGGTGCAGTACTTCTACAGATGTCATCAGCTTGCAAGTCTGGAGATGAGCCGCCACTGGACTACTTGTTTCCAGTATCTTATTTCTCAGGCTCATTCAAAGGTTCACAAATTAGATGGGCAACCATAGAAAAGGAGCTTTTTGCCATCATAGCTGCTCTTCGTCACTTTGCTCCATATTTAGAATGCAACCACAAGGTCATCGTCTATACAGATCATCGACCTTTAACCTTCCTGGATAGATCACGACTACTGAACGACAAATTGTTACGTTGGTCGTACTATCTCACAAGATATAATCTTGAGCTCCGTGCGATCCCAGGACATCAAAACAAAATTGCCGACGCATTATCCAGACTTCCTGCTATCTCTCATCCCAGCCATCCTAAGTAGGATGCTCTTTGGGGGGAGGAtctatgacggaacgtcataattattaaaaaaaactgtaaaaattattagtgtaaatatgatattatCGGATGTttatgttcaacgccatctattatcagttatgttaactattctacattatccttggtttcttttccttaacttagtcatacagatatttgcattccttagccttctttgcacttgtaatttgtgtgtttctttagagaactatttagtgcagtgttgaaaacatctttcttttgtttactataattgtttttgtgttttgtgatattacgtgtgaaagtaattatattggaatttaagtttatttatttaagtattaaattacggattgtctttagtgtttaattaagttcctgctggattggagaggtaattaaaagtggagaaaacaacaagtgaagcagacaaaaagaataatatttttgttggtggtgatattttaaatttatgagggataacttgagtgataacagaccagtaacatccccaaacctagccaccaggtaaggttcactcaagcccgtcataatatatatatatatatatatatatatatatatatatatatatatatatatacgcgcacacgcacacacacacacatatatatatatatatatataataatatacatatatatatatatatatatatatatatatatattatatatgtatatatatgtatatatatatatatatatatatatatatatatatatatatatatatatgtatatatatgtatatatacatatatatatgtatatatatatatgtatatatatatatatttatatatattatattatatatatatatatatatatatatatatatatatatatatatatacatatatatatatatacacgcacacatatgtatacatatatatatataaataatatatatatatatatatatatacatactgtacatatatatatatatatatatatatatatatatatatatatgtatatgtatatatatgtatatatatgtatatatatatatatatgtatatgtatatgtatatatatgtatatatatgtatatatatatatatgtatatatgtatatatgtatatatatatatatatatatatatgtatatatatatatatatatatatatatatatgtatatatatatatgtatatatatatatatgtatatatatatatatgtatatatatatatgtatgtatatatatatatatgtatatatatatatatgtatatatatatatatatatgtatgtatatatatatatgtatatatatatatgtatatgtatatatatatgtatatgtatatatatatatgtatatgtatatatatatatatatatatatatatatatatatatatatatatatatatatatatatatatacatatattgtactgaTGTAATGATAACCGGGCAGAAAGGGGCGCCTAGCATCACCATGTCCACAAATTGAGATATTTCTCGATATAGAGTGAGACAATagtgcggagtagatgcttgaaaccatttttcttaattaggtcagTGTCTCAAACTCTGTTGGTTCCGCTTTCACATAAATCAGAAGCCtctttcattagttatattaaaaaggaAGGTGTTATGGGCCTTGAAACAGATAgtaggtgtgctaaattcctatcaccaatccagttatGGGCCTTGGAATAGATAGTAGTTAATTGGATTTAttaaaatgtaacttttttttccaGAGTAGTTAATTGGATTTGCTAAAATTCATCATTTTCAGATTAGTTAATTGGATTTGATAAAAGTTAATATTCTCGAACTAGTTAACTGTATTAATTTAACTAAAATGCAACATTTTCGGACCAATTAACTAGATTTACTAAAATGCAATGTTTTCAAACTAGTTAGTTGGACTTACTAAATAATGGATTTGATAAAATGCTAAATCTTTAGACTAGTTAATTGGATTTACTggaattaaatttttttcagaCTAGTTCATTGGATTTACTGAAATTCAATATTTTCAGACTAGTTAAATTAATTTACTGCAAAGCAATATTTTCAAAGTAGTTAATGGATTTGATAAAATGCAATATTTTCAGACTAGTTTATCAGGTttactaaaatttattattttcagaCTAGTTGATTGGAATTTTCTCAAACTCGTTAACTGGATTTACTAGAATGTAACATTTTCAGACTAGTTAATTGGATTTACCAAAATACAATGTTTTCATACTAGTTAGTGTGGTTTACTAAAATTCAATATTTCAAGACTAGTTCATTGGATTTactaaaattcaatattttcagaCTAGTTAATTGGATTTACTAAAATTCAGTATTTTCTGATCGATAAAATTCATTTACTGAAATGCAAAATTTTCAAACTAGTTAATGTATTTGATGAAATGAAATAGTTTCATACTAGTTAATTGGGTTTACTGCAATAAAATATTTTCCGAATACTTAATTAGACTTACTAAAACGCCATATTTTCAGAATAGCTCAGGCCAGCTAATTGCATTCACTAAATTGTAATGTTAAAATAACTACTTACTTGGGAttaataaaattcaatattttcagaCTAGTTCATTGGATTTACTAAAATTCAACATTTCTACACTATTTCAATAGATCTACCGAAATTCAAATATATCAGGCCAGTCTCATGGATTTACTGAAATTCATTATTTACAGACCGGTTAAATTGATTTACTGAATTGCAATGATTTCAAACTAATTAATGTATTtgataaaatgtaatattttcag from Palaemon carinicauda isolate YSFRI2023 chromosome 35, ASM3689809v2, whole genome shotgun sequence includes:
- the LOC137627602 gene encoding uncharacterized protein isoform X2; translated protein: MSFNLEKFMNDIKGEILTLRYAKKQELLSVAQRCDLEVDPKYVKAVIIDKILQFFIDEGIFEDDGEDIDELRSLTGAYATPGIDPKIEQLRLQLQLQKEQQKMAALELQKQQQLLALEYEHKCKLAELEIQKEQKSANIQIKLKTDGEIPSKFDILKAKKLLPDFDEKDPEVFFTTFEDTAKTLKWPQEQWVMVVRNQFKAYCSYCKQEGHHIENCPNPSCKKSDVGKNSPNPNRKDNKKTFHVAAQELDGDVFKPFTCKGTVNGIPVTCLRDTGSSQSVVALPSQDFTLRHEYVTVSDLSTTKSMPLAEVNLQCPYYQGNVLIAVSRDPLPCSSIQLLIGNDLAGAIVNPVVSDPDILIENESNKLNNAVIQMTSIKPIVIDSGNRVEKTLDLINMTKSNFKDLQNKDPVLKDLWKKVAEPDDHPKTPYFYLDNDLLFRHFRSSKAPATTTWFDCHQLVLPLSLVPALLELAHSHVNHFGVNKTYSTLAEDFFWPGMKKDIQQFIKACHHCQTTGKPNERLPPAPLQPISVPKFPFERIIIDCVGPMPRTKQGNEYLLTVLCPTTRYPIAVPIKNINAKTIIGQLVKIFTTYGFPKTLQCDRGTNFTSKLFQQAMREFNIHNIYASAYHPQSNGALERVHQTIKNLLRKYMQETSEQWDRDIDLLMYIIRSVPQESTGVSPFELMFGRKPRTTLSMVKENLIHNKEEEITNILSYLQELKDKIISLHVFANTNLLHSQEKMSCLYDKKAKLRVFQPGDEVLVYHPIPGSPLREKFMRPYKVLQRTS
- the LOC137627602 gene encoding uncharacterized protein isoform X1; this encodes MSFNLEKFMNDIKGEILTLRYAKKQELLSVAQRCDLEVDPKYVKAVIIDKILQFFIDEGIFEDDGEDIDELRSLTGAYATPGIDPKIEQLRLQLQLQKEQQKMAALELQKQQQLLALEYEHKCKLAELEIQKEQKSANIQIKLKTDGEIPSKFDILKAKKLLPDFDEKDPEVFFTTFEDTAKTLKWPQEQWVMVVRNQFKGKAAYVISQMVEVKEYDVIKKAVLDAYAITAEGYRQQFRHFYKMPSQTFVEFCSDKVRQFTKWLQKTGVSDFESLKNLILMEEFIRKLPGNIATFILEKGETNLLKAASLADDYYLIHKTFKPFNKSTFSQSSTAYCSYCKQEGHHIENCPNPSCKKSDVGKNSPNPNRKDNKKTFHVAAQELDGDVFKPFTCKGTVNGIPVTCLRDTGSSQSVVALPSQDFTLRHEYVTVSDLSTTKSMPLAEVNLQCPYYQGNVLIAVSRDPLPCSSIQLLIGNDLAGAIVNPVVSDPDILIENESNKLNNAVIQMTSIKPIVIDSGNRVEKTLDLINMTKSNFKDLQNKDPVLKDLWKKVAEPDDHPKTPYFYLDNDLLFRHFRSSKAPATTTWFDCHQLVLPLSLVPALLELAHSHVNHFGVNKTYSTLAEDFFWPGMKKDIQQFIKACHHCQTTGKPNERLPPAPLQPISVPKFPFERIIIDCVGPMPRTKQGNEYLLTVLCPTTRYPIAVPIKNINAKTIIGQLVKIFTTYGFPKTLQCDRGTNFTSKLFQQAMREFNIHNIYASAYHPQSNGALERVHQTIKNLLRKYMQETSEQWDRDIDLLMYIIRSVPQESTGVSPFELMFGRKPRTTLSMVKENLIHNKEEEITNILSYLQELKDKIISLHVFANTNLLHSQEKMSCLYDKKAKLRVFQPGDEVLVYHPIPGSPLREKFMRPYKVLQRTS